The genomic region CTTAAATTAGAGACTTACAAATAAAAATAGAAATTTTATTTTTAGGAAATACTAAATTTGAAATAAAATTAGAAGGGAGGGAAAATAAGGTGAAGGTAAATAAAAGCATTGCTTGCACAGTAAATGAATGTAAATATCATGCTAAAAGCGAGTCTTATTGTAGTTTAGATCATATAAATGTTGTTAAACATGAAGC from Anaerobranca gottschalkii DSM 13577 harbors:
- a CDS encoding DUF1540 domain-containing protein, with the translated sequence MKVNKSIACTVNECKYHAKSESYCSLDHINVVKHEARARNQEATDCGSFETE